Proteins co-encoded in one Gossypium arboreum isolate Shixiya-1 chromosome 11, ASM2569848v2, whole genome shotgun sequence genomic window:
- the LOC108472086 gene encoding uncharacterized protein LOC108472086, with product MVMKAIVDRFKVVSSRLIASEQTSFVARRNITDNIVIAQEVIHSMRGTQKNMQCMAIKVDLEKAYDRVRWDFIDASLQAAFGNWSPIRQAQDGPLLSHLFFANGLILFGHTDDNQTCVMKDILDEFCDYSIYRINIQKTNIFFSKSVDDSLGRCISDFLGFPEVINLGHYLGVPLLHDKVTSSTLRFVVDTVHSKLTSWNTRQLSFVGKVTLAQSILLSIPICFMQTMMVPKGICAEIECMLRKFVLGIS from the exons atggtcatgaAGGCAATTGTTGATCGTTTTAAAGTGGTTTCTTCAAGGCTTATAGCTTCTGAGCAAACTAGTTTTGTAGCAAGACGGAACATTACTGATAACATTGTTATTGCGCAAGAAGTTATACATTCCATGAGGGGTACACAGAAAAACATGCAATGTATGGCTATCAAAGTAGACCTCGAGAAGGCCTATGATCGAGTTCGTTGGGATTTCATCGATGCGTCACTTCAAGCTGCAT TTGGCAATTGGTCTCCTATTAGACAAGCTCAAGATGGCCCACTGTTATCTCATCTTTTCTTCGCTAATGGCTTGATTCTTTTTGGTCATACTGATGATAACCAAACCTGTGTCATGAAAGACATTCTTGATGAATTTTGTGACTATTCGATATACCGGATCAATATACAAAAGacaaatattttcttttccaagaGTGTGGATGACAGCTTGGGGAGATGTATAAGCGACTTTTTGGGTTTTCCAGAAGTAATTAATTTGGGGCATTATCTTGGTGTGCCACTTTTACATGACAAGGTTACTAGTAGCACATTACGCTTTGTGGTGGATACAGTGCACAGTAAATTGACTAGCTGGAATACCAGACAACTCTCTTTTGTTGGTAAGGTCACTTTGGCGCAATCGATTTTGCTTTCGATTCCCATTTGCTTCATGCAGACGATGATGgttcccaaaggcatttgtgctgagATTGAGTGCATGTTAAGGAAATTTGTTTTGGGGATCTCATAA